The Rana temporaria chromosome 4, aRanTem1.1, whole genome shotgun sequence genome contains a region encoding:
- the LOC120935955 gene encoding E3 ubiquitin-protein ligase TRIM11-like yields MNYRNFHFSLLLSAMASSDLRAELDCSICLNIYTDPVMLKCGHNFCRVCIDRVFDTQEGSGDYSCPQCREEFKERPSLHSNLFLRNITQGFLSASPEPEKSGIFCTYCIHSSVPAVKSCLLCEASLCDDHLRVHSKSPEHVICVPTSTPENRKCPVHKKILEYYCTEDSACICVSCSLTGEHRGHQVETLQEVSMKRKKKLINNLQKLITKRGRTEDRVQSLKEHRGKVQGNVNGEEKRVLDLFRDLRRRLEDLEKRVLGEISRQAKGVLSPINDLIQELELKTEDLSRKMRHLEELCAMTDPLAVLQESDSGDLCDTEDGDDEYRKRHEKLLRDGGALDVTAVSHTLGQGLSDVISGAIGGIYIQKADILLDEDTANNYVCISSDKKTASRSGRSQNHTNSSERFEEYPQVLGNQSFSSGRHYWEVDLQTSNNWRIGMSYDHIDRDGDDSLIGANDVSWGLSRVGKKYSLIHDMDETELPDNLLGNKVRVYLDYEAGQISFYMCDPLHHLHTFTATFTEPLYAVLGVWHSSISLS; encoded by the coding sequence ATGAATTACAGAAACTTTCATTTCTCTCTTCTGCTGTCAGCGATGGCGTCCTCAGATCTGAGAGCGGAGCTGGATTGTTCCAtctgtctgaacatttatacGGATCCCGTCATGTTGAAATGtggacacaacttctgccgggtctgCATTGATCGTGTGTTTGATACACAGGAAGGGTCTGGAGATTATTCCTGTCCTCAGTGCAGGGAAGAGTTCAAGGAACGGCCTTCACTACACAGCAATTTATTTCTACGTAACATCACACAGGGTTTCCTGTCTGCTTCACCAGAACCAGAGAAGTCCGGGATCTTCTGCACTTACTGTATTCACTCCTCTGTACCCGCTGTGAAGTCCTGCCTGCTTTGTGAGGCTTCTCTATGTGATGACCATCTGAGAGTCCACAGCAAGTCACCAGAACACGTCATATGTGTCCCCACCAGCACGCCGGAGAACAGGAAGTGCCCCGTCCATAAGAAgatcctggagtattactgcacCGAGGACTCTGCTTGTATCTGCGTCTCCTGCAGTTTAACTGGAGAACATCGAGGACACCAGGTGGAGACCCTACAAGAGGTTTCtatgaagaggaagaagaaactGATAAATAATCTTCAGAAACTGATTACTAAGAGAGGGAGGACAGAAGACAGAGTCCAAAGTCTGAAGGAACACAGAGGAAAAGTACAAGGAAATGTAAATGGTGAAGAGAAGAGAGTCCTTGACTTGTTCAGAGACCTCAGGAGACGTCTGGAAGACCTGGAGAAGAGGGTCCTGGGTGAGATCTCCAGGCAGGCAAAGGGGGTCTTAAGCCCAATCAATGATCTGATCCAGGAGTTGGAATTAAAGACGGAGGATCTGTCCAGGAAGATGCGTCACTTAGAGGAGCTGTGCGCCATGACGGATCCATTGGCCGTCCTTCAGGAATCAGACtcaggtgacttgtgtgatactgaggatggagatgacgagTACAGAAAGAGACATGAGAAACTCCTCCGCGATGGAGGGGCTCTGGATGTGACGGCGGTCTCACACACATTGGGACAAGGTTTATCTGATGTAATAAGTGGTGCAATTGGGGGGATCTATATTCAGAAAGCCGACATATTATTGGATGAGGACACGGCTAATAATTATGTATGTATCTCATCTGATAAGAAGACCGCATCCAGGTCAGGTAGAAGCCAGAATCACACAAATAGTTCAGAGAGATTTGAAGAATATCCTCAAGTTTTAGGCAATCAGAGTTTTTCCTCTgggagacattactgggaagtAGATCTCCAGACATCCAATAACTGGAGAATCGGGATGAGTTACGACCATATAGACAGGGACGGGGATGATTCCTTAATTGGGGCTAATGACGTGTCCTGGGGTTTGTCCAGGGTTGGTAAAAAGTATAGCTTAATACATGACATGGATGAGACCGAACTCCCTGACAATCTTCTTGGAAACAAAGTCCGGGTATACCTGGATTATGAGGCCGGACAGATCTCCTTCTATATGTGTGACCCCCTCCAccacctccacaccttcaccgCCACCTTCACCGAGCCCCTCTATGCTGTGTTGGGTGTATGGCATTCATCTATATCATTATCTTGA